In Gemmatimonadales bacterium, the DNA window AAGTGGCAGCCACCACCCCGGAGAAAATCTTCCGCTGTCGCGTGGACGCCCGTTACGGACTCCTTCCGCACCAGGCGCTGGGCCTGGCGTTCCGCCTGTACGGCGACGTCGGCATGGCGAGACAGGCGGCCGACATCCTGGGGAAGCTCTACCGCGCCTTCGTGGACGCCGGCGCCTCCCTCGCGGAGATCAACCCGCTGGTGAAGACGCCCGGTGGCGAAATCGTGGCGCTGGACGCCAAGATCGCCGTGGACGACAACGAACTGGACCGGCGGCCCGAGATCTCCGCGCTGCGCGACTCGACCGCCGAAGAGCCGTCGGAGGTCCAGGCGCGCGAGGCCAGCCTCACCTACATCAAGCTCGACGGCGATGTAGGCTGTGTGGTCAACGGCGCCGGACTCGCGATGGCCACCATGGACCTGGTGAAGTACTACGGTGGAGAGCCCGCTAACTTCCTCGACATCGGCGGGTCTTCCAACCCCGAGAAGGTCGTGAGCGCGCTCCGCATCATCACCGCCGACCGCCACGTGAAGGCCATCCTCTTCAACATCTTCGGCGGGATCACCCGCTGCGACGACGTGGCCAACGGCATCGTCA includes these proteins:
- the sucC gene encoding ADP-forming succinate--CoA ligase subunit beta, with the translated sequence MNLHEYQARELLRRAGIPVPPDGVATTAREARQVAERLGAGRVVVKAQVHAGGRGKAGGVKLASSPEEAEQVAAKILGMTIKGLTVHRVLIAPAAEIASEAYVGVIVDRASQSPVFMVSPAGGIDIEEVAATTPEKIFRCRVDARYGLLPHQALGLAFRLYGDVGMARQAADILGKLYRAFVDAGASLAEINPLVKTPGGEIVALDAKIAVDDNELDRRPEISALRDSTAEEPSEVQAREASLTYIKLDGDVGCVVNGAGLAMATMDLVKYYGGEPANFLDIGGSSNPEKVVSALRIITADRHVKAILFNIFGGITRCDDVANGIVTATKQFKVDRPIVIRLTGTNEKEAIAILNGAGMKALTDMDEAVKQAVALAKGAAAA